AGATTCTCATTTAAAATTCAAAGAAAATATTGGAGAGGAAATCGGAGATATACTTTGGTATCTTTCTACAATTGCTACTCAATATGATTTAAACTTAAATGATTTGGCTGAAAGAAATCTATTAAAAGTTAAAGATAGATTTCTTTCAAAGGAAATTGAATATTTTGAATTCGATGAGGAATTTCCTTTGGAAGAGCGACTTCCAGAAGAATTTGAAATTAGGTTCCATTCTTTTGAAGAAGATGGAAAAAAGAAAGTTAGAATACTAAATAATTCTACTCAGCTTCAGGTAGCTGATGTCTTAACAGATAACACTTATTTAGATGATGGATATCGATTCCATGATATATTTCATTTCGGATATTTGGCTATTCTTGGTTGGTCTCCAGTTTTAAGAAAACAGCTATGTAAAAAGAGAAAAAGTGATCCTATTATTGATGAAAATGAAGATGGTCAACGTGCTCAGATAATTGAAGAGCTAGTTTCTTTATTTATCTACATACATGCTGAAGAGCATAATTTACTAAAATCCTCAAAAATTGTAGATACAAGTTTAATTAAAAAAGTAAAAAGCCTAGTCAGTAGTTTAGAAGTAAAAAAATGTAGTGGTAAACACTGGGAAAAAGCCATATTAAATTCATATGAGGTATTTAATAAACTAAGAGAAAATGAAGGAGGTCGAGTTTTAGTTAGTAAGAAGAATCGATCACTTACTTATCTAGGGAAATATTAAATAACATTCGATAGAATATTTAATTTTATTTTCCATTTTTTAGGAAAAAAGGGCTAAATAGTCTTATTATTTACTGTATATTTTTGTTTTATTCTGACTCTACCTGAGTTACCAGAAAGTTCTGGTAATTTAACACGTAAATATTTATCGATTTCGCAAAACAAATTTTGACAATCGATCAGCTGTAAACTGCGACCACCCAAATTTTTAAAAGGAAGATTTAGTCTAGAAAATTCCTCGACTTGAATATCACATATCAATTTAATAATTTCTTCGTAATTCAATCCCGCTAAATCCGAAAAACACTTTTTTATTCCATCTCTAGCACCTGGTCCTGCTACCACAAAATCCATTTCACTAAAATTAACAACTTCAGAATAATTGATATCCACGACATATTGAAATGCAAGAAAATCTCCAAATGAAGGTATAGATTTTAGTAACTCAAATGCATTCTTCATTGATTTACATTGAACTATTTTCTCTGGAAATTTATTTTTTATTATGTATTTCAACAGCTCTAAGTGATTTGTATGTTTGTATTTATTATTAAAATAACTTATTCCACTTGGCATAATATATGCCCCTGAGTATATACTAACACCAGATGTCTTTAAGTTAGTTAATAATTTATCAAATTTTGCGACTGAAAAACTTTTAACTGAAATTTCTCCAATTTCTGACTCAATATATTCCCATGTTTCTATTTTGTTAAAAAGTTTAAAGAATAAGATTCTAAATATGACATCCCAATACTCTCTACTCTTATCGTAGATAACATTTTTTACTAAATATTGACTTACACGATCTGTAACCCGATACGCATTGGTAAATTTATATTTTTGAAGGATTTCATCTTCTGTCCAAGGTTGGGGAGCATTTTGAAGTTTCTTAATATAGATATTCTGCCTTTCGAACGCAAAATACCAATAATAATCATACGCTATAGAAGGTATTAAAGGATATAATTTAGAAATTCCTTTTTTCATCAACTAAAGGTTTACCATTAAATCCAACCCTGAATCTGTATCATCTCATTTTTTGAAATACTCATATCCAATTTAGGTTGTGTGATCAATATATTCACTTTATTTATTTTTATACCACAAAACTGAGATATAAATGAGGCTAATTGACATATGCCTTTATAGTTACCAAATGCTTTTGCTACCAAATATTGAGCGGGATATAAAGCAGTTAAAGTAAGCCCGTCCAAGTTATAATTTAGTGATATTTGTTGTAGACATGGAAAGCCTCGAACAGGCTGTTCAGTATGATCTGTGTTTGGATTAAATATTGCAATTTGTAGTGCTGTTGCTCTTCTCTTTTTACCACTTGATGTTAAGCAATGAATGATATGTTCAAGTTGATTTATATGACTAATTT
Above is a window of Leptospira bourretii DNA encoding:
- a CDS encoding nucleotide kinase domain-containing protein, with product MKKGISKLYPLIPSIAYDYYWYFAFERQNIYIKKLQNAPQPWTEDEILQKYKFTNAYRVTDRVSQYLVKNVIYDKSREYWDVIFRILFFKLFNKIETWEYIESEIGEISVKSFSVAKFDKLLTNLKTSGVSIYSGAYIMPSGISYFNNKYKHTNHLELLKYIIKNKFPEKIVQCKSMKNAFELLKSIPSFGDFLAFQYVVDINYSEVVNFSEMDFVVAGPGARDGIKKCFSDLAGLNYEEIIKLICDIQVEEFSRLNLPFKNLGGRSLQLIDCQNLFCEIDKYLRVKLPELSGNSGRVRIKQKYTVNNKTI
- a CDS encoding nucleoside triphosphate pyrophosphohydrolase family protein, with product MDFNEYQISAEETNQKHIQDDTNKYIIPFLGVIGEIGSLVSQLKIRLRDGDSHLKFKENIGEEIGDILWYLSTIATQYDLNLNDLAERNLLKVKDRFLSKEIEYFEFDEEFPLEERLPEEFEIRFHSFEEDGKKKVRILNNSTQLQVADVLTDNTYLDDGYRFHDIFHFGYLAILGWSPVLRKQLCKKRKSDPIIDENEDGQRAQIIEELVSLFIYIHAEEHNLLKSSKIVDTSLIKKVKSLVSSLEVKKCSGKHWEKAILNSYEVFNKLRENEGGRVLVSKKNRSLTYLGKY